A genomic segment from Streptomyces sp. NBC_00459 encodes:
- a CDS encoding ATP-binding protein, giving the protein MGDFVGRTRELETLSRELGKVSAGVGGERPGRCLMLRGRRRVGKSRLVERFAERSGAPFLFYAATGASSEADLQRLGRDAQVSTLPLAGLLASARPASWDDAFDVLAAVLPSDRASVVVMDEVPYLMDGEGAFEGTLQRAWDRVLERRPVLLILIGSDLSMMEALNSYGRPFHQRGREMVLGPLSPAEVGEMLGLEPAEAFDAALITGGLPLICAEWPHGAGMWDFLSAVLNDPVSALLVSAERSLAAEFPQQTQARAVLSAIGSGERTFSNIARAAGGIGSTPLQRSMGALTEKRVIAAELPVSTGPSKDRRYRVADPYLRFWLRFLGPAMEEIERGRGDLTLSRIRENWTSWRGRAVEPLVREALARLLPDAHLPAAPAIGAYWTRTNDVEIDIVGADRAPIAKELLFVGSVKWLENAPFERHDLSALLRHRALLTPEAIPVVAVSRSGTDCTGLDAEYGPAELLEAWPS; this is encoded by the coding sequence ATGGGTGATTTCGTAGGCAGGACGCGAGAGCTTGAGACGTTGAGCCGGGAGCTCGGCAAAGTGTCGGCCGGTGTCGGCGGGGAGCGCCCCGGGCGGTGTCTGATGCTGCGGGGGCGCCGACGCGTGGGGAAGTCGCGTCTGGTCGAGCGGTTCGCCGAGCGGTCCGGCGCGCCCTTTCTCTTCTACGCGGCCACGGGAGCGTCGTCGGAGGCCGATCTCCAGCGACTCGGCCGCGACGCGCAGGTGTCGACCCTCCCGCTGGCCGGCCTGCTGGCCTCGGCCCGTCCTGCGAGCTGGGACGACGCCTTCGACGTACTCGCGGCAGTCCTGCCCTCCGACCGGGCGAGCGTTGTGGTCATGGACGAAGTGCCGTATCTGATGGACGGGGAAGGGGCTTTCGAGGGCACGTTGCAGCGGGCGTGGGACAGAGTTCTCGAGCGTCGGCCGGTTCTGCTCATCCTCATCGGCTCCGATCTCTCCATGATGGAAGCCCTGAACAGCTATGGCCGCCCCTTCCACCAGCGCGGACGGGAGATGGTGCTCGGTCCCCTCAGCCCGGCTGAAGTGGGCGAAATGTTGGGCCTCGAACCCGCCGAGGCGTTCGACGCGGCACTGATCACGGGCGGGCTCCCACTGATCTGCGCGGAATGGCCGCACGGCGCTGGAATGTGGGACTTCCTGTCGGCTGTGCTGAACGATCCGGTGTCCGCCCTGCTGGTCTCGGCGGAGCGGTCGCTCGCCGCCGAGTTCCCGCAGCAGACGCAGGCGCGTGCGGTGCTGTCGGCGATCGGGAGTGGAGAACGGACCTTCAGCAACATCGCCCGCGCGGCCGGTGGCATCGGGTCGACCCCGCTCCAGCGCTCGATGGGGGCCCTCACGGAGAAGAGGGTGATCGCGGCTGAACTCCCTGTGTCCACAGGCCCTTCCAAGGATCGGCGCTACCGGGTCGCGGACCCGTATCTCCGCTTCTGGCTGCGATTCCTCGGACCGGCGATGGAGGAGATCGAGCGGGGCCGGGGCGATCTGACGCTGAGCAGGATCCGCGAGAACTGGACCAGCTGGCGTGGCCGCGCCGTAGAGCCCCTCGTACGCGAGGCCCTGGCACGCCTGCTACCGGACGCGCACCTGCCGGCCGCGCCTGCGATCGGCGCCTACTGGACCCGTACCAACGATGTGGAGATCGACATCGTCGGAGCCGACCGAGCCCCCATCGCCAAGGAGCTGCTGTTCGTCGGCTCGGTGAAGTGGCTGGAGAACGCCCCCTTCGAGCGCCACGACCTGTCGGCGCTCCTGCGCCACCGCGCATTGCTCACGCCCGAAGCGATTCCCGTGGTCGCGGTTTCGCGGAGCGGGACCGACTGCACGGGACTCGACGCCGA
- a CDS encoding carbohydrate-binding protein — MQLRPVMACVSLLAGTLVAVSGTTAQAATTRYEAETSPAVCTGTIDSDWTGYSGSGFCNGTNSAGSYAQFTVSAPASGTATLGVRFANGTTTARAVSVIVNGTTVSTATFEGTSTWTGWTTKTLTVPVVAGSNTIRLNPTAAAGLPNIDYLDANVPDGGTTPPPTASALYVSPSGTDSAAGTSSAPTTLTSAISRITAGGTIYVRGGTYNYSSTVTIPVGNNGTSSARTTLAAYPGETPVLNFSAQTESSSNRGLQLNANYWHIKGLVVERAGDNGIYVGGSNNVVERTVTRFNRDTGLQLGRIASTTPAADWPANNLILSAESHDNADSDGEDADGFAAKLTTGSGNVFRYAVSHNNIDDGWDLYTKTDTGAIGPVTVEDSLAYKNGTLTDGSQAGNGDRNGYKLGGDDIAVNHIVRRSIAYNNGKHGFTWNSNPGTMTVSDNVSIDNTERNFNFDGGTSVFRTNTSCRSASGTNDRIIGNADTTNQFWSGTNGSRCSSYAGALHWSFASDGKLVVTFGG, encoded by the coding sequence ATGCAACTGAGACCCGTCATGGCGTGCGTCAGCCTGCTGGCAGGCACACTCGTCGCAGTCTCCGGCACCACGGCACAGGCCGCGACCACGCGCTACGAGGCCGAGACCTCACCGGCGGTCTGCACCGGCACCATCGACTCCGACTGGACCGGCTACTCCGGCAGCGGATTCTGCAACGGCACCAACTCGGCCGGCTCGTATGCCCAGTTCACCGTATCCGCACCCGCATCGGGCACGGCGACACTGGGCGTCCGCTTCGCCAACGGCACCACCACAGCCCGTGCCGTGAGCGTCATCGTGAACGGGACGACGGTCTCGACGGCGACCTTCGAGGGCACGAGCACCTGGACGGGATGGACGACGAAGACCCTGACCGTGCCGGTGGTCGCGGGCAGCAACACGATCCGCCTCAACCCGACGGCCGCCGCAGGCCTCCCCAACATCGACTACCTCGACGCGAACGTCCCGGACGGCGGCACCACGCCTCCGCCGACGGCTTCGGCGCTCTACGTGTCCCCGTCCGGTACGGACAGCGCGGCGGGTACGTCATCGGCGCCGACCACCCTCACCTCGGCGATCAGCCGCATCACCGCAGGCGGAACGATCTACGTCCGCGGAGGCACGTACAACTACTCCTCCACGGTCACGATCCCGGTCGGCAACAACGGCACCAGCTCCGCCCGCACCACCCTCGCCGCCTACCCGGGCGAGACCCCGGTCCTCAACTTCTCGGCGCAGACGGAGAGTTCGTCGAACCGCGGCCTCCAGCTGAACGCCAACTACTGGCACATCAAGGGTCTGGTCGTCGAGCGCGCCGGTGACAACGGCATCTACGTCGGCGGCAGCAACAACGTCGTCGAGCGCACGGTGACCCGCTTCAACCGCGACACGGGTCTCCAGCTCGGCCGTATCGCCTCCACCACCCCGGCCGCCGACTGGCCGGCCAACAACCTGATCCTGAGCGCCGAGTCGCACGACAACGCCGACTCGGACGGCGAGGACGCCGACGGCTTCGCGGCCAAGCTCACCACCGGCTCCGGCAACGTCTTCCGCTACGCCGTCTCGCACAACAACATCGACGACGGCTGGGACCTCTACACCAAGACCGACACGGGTGCCATCGGCCCGGTGACCGTCGAGGACTCCCTCGCCTACAAGAACGGCACGCTCACCGACGGCTCCCAGGCCGGCAACGGCGACCGCAACGGCTACAAGCTCGGTGGCGACGACATCGCCGTCAACCACATCGTCCGCCGCAGCATCGCCTACAACAACGGCAAACACGGCTTCACCTGGAACAGCAACCCCGGCACGATGACGGTGTCGGACAACGTCAGCATCGACAACACGGAACGCAACTTCAACTTCGACGGCGGCACATCGGTCTTCCGTACGAACACGTCATGCCGCAGCGCCAGCGGCACGAACGACCGGATCATCGGCAACGCCGACACGACGAACCAGTTCTGGTCGGGGACCAACGGGTCGAGGTGCTCGTCGTACGCGGGCGCCCTGCACTGGTCGTTCGCTTCGGACGGCAAGCTGGTGGTGACGTTCGGGGGGTAG
- a CDS encoding calcium-binding protein, which yields MLSSPTGRRTPRVASASALALTLVLGTGLAAVPLLLAGTAGAATPSAKAEVSSNNRELSYTAAAGQANKLSVAEWYDDITDRTNITFAINDVVPISAGHGCVYPNPPVHTHVLCTVVTVDSQSPYQILNMNLGDGNDVISFTNTTDQAYYTNAIFLGAGKDKLTDIGDVDANYVDGGAGDDSITAGPVSFVRGGDGNDTISTVGDVAEGGRGNDVIRGGAGDQQLRGNDGNDTLYGGTGNDLLYGGAGNDVMWGNSGIDQLWGNNGDDKLYGGPGKDILSGGTGRNVVRQD from the coding sequence ATGCTCTCTTCCCCCACCGGCCGTCGGACGCCCCGCGTCGCGTCGGCATCGGCACTGGCGCTGACGCTCGTCCTCGGCACCGGACTGGCTGCCGTTCCGCTCCTGCTGGCCGGTACGGCCGGGGCCGCGACGCCGTCCGCGAAGGCCGAAGTCAGCTCCAACAACCGGGAGTTGAGCTACACGGCCGCTGCCGGCCAGGCCAACAAGCTGAGCGTCGCCGAGTGGTACGACGACATCACGGACCGCACGAACATCACGTTCGCGATCAACGACGTCGTTCCGATCAGCGCCGGACACGGGTGCGTCTACCCCAACCCCCCGGTCCACACCCACGTCCTGTGCACGGTCGTCACCGTGGACAGTCAGAGCCCGTACCAGATCCTGAACATGAACCTCGGTGACGGCAACGACGTGATCTCGTTCACCAACACCACCGACCAGGCCTACTACACCAACGCGATCTTCCTGGGCGCCGGCAAGGACAAGCTGACCGACATCGGCGACGTCGACGCCAACTACGTCGACGGTGGGGCGGGCGACGACAGCATCACCGCTGGTCCGGTGTCGTTCGTCCGTGGCGGTGACGGCAACGACACCATCAGCACCGTCGGCGATGTCGCGGAGGGCGGTAGGGGCAACGACGTGATCCGTGGCGGCGCCGGAGACCAGCAGCTGCGTGGCAACGACGGCAACGACACCCTCTACGGCGGTACCGGCAACGACCTCCTGTACGGCGGCGCGGGCAACGACGTCATGTGGGGCAACAGCGGCATCGACCAGCTGTGGGGGAACAACGGCGACGACAAGCTGTACGGCGGCCCCGGCAAGGACATCCTCTCGGGCGGCACCGGCAGGAACGTCGTACGTCAGGACTGA
- a CDS encoding lysyl oxidase family protein, giving the protein MTTQQHSTTTSNNNNADNNTTSNKDSRRNNNRVKHSALAAGAALAVVVSVAGAAPGAGAAASAAPTKPKLRLLAATDSVTVERWAEEPGVYLDLSTYVTVDDVPLEFKVTRKSYKDPVIAEQIFRKGGKTTAKRLPPGIVKDFAGLPGFLEVSFRNSAGQEVAKDKGTFCPNNASGRIRPDAPATSHFPEGCPTNPFTLGSVWGVEKGWATNASSIDYEKPVDLPVGEYTAKVSVGKKYRDLFAIPNDQPTVKVTVLPAREEGGGSSGGGGGGVGLTARSSAHQGGGHGTTHGAHGTHAAHGAQQSAPHAGHHYGPRGADMPTVPAFPNALVDRGTAHHLGDGPGHTDGSRVAPGLKAAAKRPTGRAGVPANVPKPDLRSLPAWDIAVTDGEDGDVPGKDYLAFSANVWNAGPAPLVVDGFRKPGTGLMDAYQYFYDANGKQVGYTPTGTMEWDPRIGHEHWHFTDFASYRLLSADQTKEVRSGKEAFCLANTDAIDYTVKNANWHPYNTDLSTACGEKNSLSVREVLDVGSGDTYTQYRPGQSFDITGLPNGTYYIQVIANPEKRLQETNLNNNVALRKVILGGTEGARTVTVPPHDLIDVK; this is encoded by the coding sequence ATGACCACTCAGCAGCACAGCACCACCACCAGCAACAACAACAACGCCGACAACAACACCACCAGCAACAAGGACAGTCGGCGCAACAACAACCGCGTAAAGCACTCGGCGCTCGCTGCGGGGGCAGCGTTGGCCGTCGTCGTGTCGGTGGCCGGAGCGGCGCCCGGGGCCGGAGCGGCCGCGAGCGCCGCGCCCACGAAACCGAAGCTCAGGCTTCTGGCCGCGACGGACTCCGTGACGGTCGAACGCTGGGCGGAGGAACCCGGCGTCTACCTCGACCTCTCGACGTACGTCACGGTGGACGACGTACCGCTGGAGTTCAAGGTGACCCGGAAGTCGTACAAGGATCCGGTGATCGCCGAGCAGATCTTCCGCAAGGGCGGCAAGACGACGGCGAAGAGACTGCCTCCCGGGATCGTGAAGGACTTCGCGGGCCTTCCCGGCTTCCTGGAGGTGTCGTTCAGGAACTCGGCCGGACAGGAAGTCGCCAAGGACAAGGGCACGTTCTGCCCGAACAACGCCTCCGGACGCATCCGCCCGGACGCCCCGGCGACCTCGCACTTCCCGGAGGGCTGCCCCACCAACCCGTTCACGCTGGGCAGCGTTTGGGGCGTGGAGAAGGGCTGGGCCACCAACGCCAGTTCGATCGACTACGAGAAGCCGGTGGACCTGCCGGTGGGCGAGTACACGGCAAAGGTGTCGGTCGGGAAGAAGTACCGCGACCTGTTCGCCATCCCGAACGACCAGCCGACCGTCAAGGTGACGGTACTGCCGGCGAGGGAGGAAGGCGGCGGCAGCAGCGGTGGCGGCGGCGGTGGCGTGGGCCTGACCGCGCGATCCTCCGCCCACCAAGGAGGAGGGCACGGAACAACTCACGGAGCTCATGGGACCCATGCGGCTCACGGGGCCCAGCAGTCCGCCCCGCACGCCGGGCACCACTACGGTCCGCGCGGCGCGGACATGCCCACCGTCCCGGCCTTCCCCAACGCGCTGGTCGACCGGGGTACGGCACACCACCTGGGCGACGGTCCGGGCCACACCGACGGTTCGCGCGTCGCGCCCGGGCTGAAGGCCGCCGCCAAGCGGCCCACGGGCAGGGCGGGCGTACCGGCCAACGTGCCCAAGCCGGACCTGCGTTCACTGCCGGCGTGGGACATCGCCGTCACGGACGGCGAGGACGGGGACGTACCCGGCAAGGACTACCTGGCGTTCAGCGCGAACGTCTGGAACGCCGGGCCGGCCCCGCTTGTCGTGGACGGTTTCCGCAAGCCGGGCACGGGCCTGATGGACGCCTACCAGTACTTCTACGACGCCAACGGCAAGCAGGTCGGCTACACGCCGACCGGCACCATGGAGTGGGACCCGCGGATCGGCCACGAGCACTGGCACTTCACGGACTTCGCGAGCTACCGCCTCCTGAGCGCCGACCAGACCAAGGAGGTCCGCAGCGGCAAGGAGGCGTTCTGCCTGGCCAACACCGACGCGATCGACTACACGGTGAAGAACGCCAACTGGCACCCCTACAACACCGATCTGTCGACCGCGTGCGGTGAGAAGAACTCCCTCTCGGTGCGTGAGGTCCTGGACGTCGGCTCCGGCGACACGTACACCCAGTACCGTCCGGGCCAGTCCTTCGACATCACCGGCCTCCCGAACGGCACGTACTACATCCAGGTCATCGCCAACCCGGAGAAGCGCCTCCAGGAGACCAACCTCAACAACAACGTCGCCCTGCGCAAGGTGATCCTCGGCGGGACGGAAGGCGCGCGGACGGTGACAGTGCCGCCGCACGACCTGATCGACGTCAAGTAA
- a CDS encoding sigma-70 family RNA polymerase sigma factor codes for MIDNTATATDAYARIYEEQQPRLVAYARSLTKSSWAAEDLVAEAHFRVWRRLSAGHEIDNVPAYLMTTVRHLAATVGSNSARETPQDPQDGPERAERVVSQGRHVDDPAEQVSSVDLLVRVLGQLPDRWVKALWLAEAEGQPLAAIGPQIGTGTKEGATAVLLHRAREGMRQAFLREQPGVPDNTACEPYWVRMPAYVRGTATRRQSDQILAHADTCDDCRHRLALLMRTNDRLPALVGPALLVLLVGGTGKYLLSFAAGSVGASTAASAAAGHAGGGVLHAVHAVRHAVAGGTKVPKALALSTGAAAAAVVLTVVLTSPQVELHERPPVPLAGKPVAPVADVPATMPLPLKASPVTVPMPVPGRVSAGVRVASVVAVARGTGTGDGGGGTGTGTGASTGTGASPVPAPAAPVEAEPSVPEPPVEEQPVPPVSETPGAPVPPETPVVGPPVVSPVVEPPVVEPPVVEPPVVEPPVAEPPVVEPPVVEPPVAEPPVVEPPVVEPPVAEPPVVEPPVVETPEPPVSEPPVDPAYPVPDPAPVTDPDPDPDPVTPTPVDPASDPAPVTPVDPDPTPVPDPDPAPVPDPDPDPVTPTPVDPGPVEETPVPDPGGC; via the coding sequence ATGATTGACAACACCGCCACCGCGACCGACGCGTACGCCCGCATCTACGAGGAGCAGCAACCGCGTCTCGTCGCATATGCGCGTTCGCTCACCAAGAGCAGCTGGGCCGCGGAAGACCTGGTCGCCGAGGCGCACTTCCGCGTGTGGCGACGCCTGTCGGCGGGGCACGAGATCGACAACGTGCCCGCGTACCTGATGACGACGGTCCGGCACCTGGCGGCCACCGTGGGCAGCAACTCGGCGCGCGAGACCCCGCAGGATCCGCAGGACGGGCCGGAACGCGCGGAACGGGTCGTGTCCCAGGGCCGGCACGTGGACGACCCCGCCGAACAGGTCTCCTCGGTCGACCTCTTGGTACGGGTGCTGGGCCAACTCCCCGACCGCTGGGTCAAGGCGCTGTGGCTCGCGGAGGCGGAGGGCCAGCCCCTGGCGGCGATCGGCCCCCAGATCGGCACCGGCACCAAGGAGGGCGCCACCGCGGTACTCCTCCACCGTGCCCGCGAGGGCATGCGGCAGGCCTTCCTGCGCGAGCAGCCCGGCGTCCCGGACAACACGGCGTGCGAGCCGTACTGGGTCCGCATGCCCGCGTACGTACGCGGCACCGCGACCCGCCGCCAGTCCGACCAGATCCTCGCCCACGCCGACACCTGCGACGACTGCCGTCACCGACTCGCTTTGCTGATGCGCACGAACGACCGGCTGCCCGCGCTCGTCGGCCCGGCCCTGCTGGTGCTGCTGGTGGGTGGCACGGGGAAGTACCTGCTGTCGTTCGCGGCGGGATCCGTCGGAGCGTCGACCGCGGCCTCCGCGGCGGCCGGGCATGCCGGTGGGGGCGTGCTGCACGCGGTGCACGCGGTGCGTCATGCCGTGGCCGGTGGCACGAAGGTGCCCAAGGCGCTCGCGCTGAGCACGGGGGCCGCGGCAGCGGCCGTCGTGCTCACCGTCGTGCTCACCTCTCCGCAGGTCGAACTGCACGAACGGCCCCCGGTTCCGCTGGCGGGCAAGCCGGTGGCGCCGGTGGCGGACGTACCGGCGACGATGCCTCTGCCGCTGAAGGCAAGTCCGGTGACGGTACCGATGCCGGTGCCGGGTCGGGTGTCGGCTGGGGTGCGGGTCGCGTCGGTGGTCGCGGTGGCTCGGGGGACCGGTACCGGTGACGGTGGTGGTGGTACGGGGACGGGGACTGGCGCGAGTACGGGTACGGGTGCGTCGCCGGTGCCTGCTCCCGCTGCGCCGGTCGAGGCTGAGCCTTCGGTGCCGGAACCTCCGGTCGAAGAGCAGCCGGTTCCGCCGGTGAGCGAGACACCTGGGGCACCTGTGCCTCCGGAGACGCCTGTTGTGGGACCCCCTGTGGTGTCGCCGGTGGTGGAACCCCCTGTGGTGGAACCTCCGGTCGTGGAACCCCCTGTGGTCGAACCCCCTGTTGCGGAGCCTCCGGTGGTGGAGCCGCCTGTTGTGGAACCCCCTGTTGCGGAGCCTCCGGTGGTGGAACCTCCTGTGGTCGAACCCCCTGTTGCGGAGCCGCCTGTTGTGGAACCCCCTGTGGTCGAGACGCCGGAACCGCCGGTTTCCGAGCCTCCTGTGGATCCTGCCTATCCGGTGCCGGACCCCGCTCCTGTCACGGACCCGGACCCGGACCCGGACCCGGTCACTCCGACTCCGGTGGATCCTGCCTCCGACCCGGCCCCGGTCACTCCCGTGGACCCCGACCCCACTCCCGTCCCGGACCCCGACCCGGCTCCGGTCCCAGATCCGGACCCGGACCCGGTCACTCCAACTCCCGTGGATCCTGGCCCGGTTGAGGAAACCCCGGTTCCTGACCCCGGTGGCTGCTGA
- a CDS encoding SsgA family sporulation/cell division regulator encodes MYRTLEQSARARLITPGYQELPLVVTLRYDSADPLAVHIDFPIEVSVDGEAVTWTFSRTLLDEGLDNPAGIGEVHLWPCGSTRTVVELHSPYGLAVVRFRTAQLQRFLHRSYGVVAPGMEDLGPMVEQGLALLLGGV; translated from the coding sequence ATGTACAGAACCCTGGAGCAGTCCGCACGCGCCCGCCTGATAACCCCCGGTTACCAGGAGCTTCCACTGGTCGTCACTCTGCGCTACGACTCCGCCGACCCGCTCGCCGTCCACATCGACTTCCCCATCGAGGTCTCGGTCGACGGCGAGGCGGTGACATGGACCTTCTCCCGAACGCTGCTGGACGAAGGGCTGGACAACCCGGCGGGGATCGGCGAGGTCCACCTGTGGCCGTGCGGCTCGACGCGCACGGTCGTGGAACTCCACTCGCCGTACGGGCTGGCCGTTGTCCGGTTCCGCACGGCGCAGCTCCAGCGCTTCCTGCATCGCTCGTACGGGGTCGTCGCGCCCGGCATGGAGGATCTGGGGCCGATGGTCGAGCAAGGGCTCGCGCTACTGCTCGGCGGGGTCTGA
- a CDS encoding response regulator transcription factor, with product MTDTPEAAGPRAVAPRAVAPEGAVRVLIVDDEPELTELLAVAVAGAGWQPFLAADGHSALRMARGCAPHAVVLDGMLPDVDGLQVLRGLRQEHAGLPVLMLTARDALEHRIDGLSAGADDYVTKPFSLEEVMLRLRGLLRRSGAEEAAEDESVRVLGDLVLGEKTRVVQRGGVHVPLTAKEFDLLRFLMERPRQVLSKAQLLDHVWNSSFDGEGNLVEVYIYSLRAKLDKGRAPMIHTVRGAGYTIRAPESGS from the coding sequence ATGACTGACACCCCCGAAGCAGCGGGCCCCAGAGCCGTGGCCCCCCGAGCAGTGGCCCCCGAAGGCGCCGTTCGTGTGCTGATCGTCGACGACGAGCCGGAACTCACCGAGTTGCTGGCCGTGGCCGTGGCCGGAGCGGGCTGGCAGCCGTTCCTCGCGGCGGACGGGCACAGCGCGCTGCGGATGGCGCGCGGCTGCGCCCCGCATGCCGTCGTGCTGGACGGGATGCTGCCCGACGTGGACGGGCTCCAGGTGTTGCGCGGACTGCGGCAGGAGCACGCCGGACTGCCCGTGCTCATGCTCACCGCCCGGGACGCCCTCGAACACCGCATCGACGGGCTGTCGGCGGGCGCCGACGACTACGTCACCAAGCCCTTCTCCCTCGAAGAGGTCATGCTGCGGCTGCGCGGACTGCTGCGCCGGAGCGGCGCGGAGGAGGCGGCCGAGGACGAGTCCGTACGGGTGCTCGGCGATCTCGTACTGGGCGAGAAGACGCGCGTGGTGCAGCGGGGTGGGGTCCATGTCCCGCTCACGGCAAAGGAGTTCGACCTTCTTCGCTTTCTGATGGAGCGTCCGCGTCAGGTGCTCAGCAAGGCCCAGCTCCTCGATCACGTCTGGAACAGTTCGTTCGACGGTGAGGGCAACCTCGTCGAGGTCTACATCTACAGCCTGCGCGCGAAGCTCGACAAAGGCCGGGCGCCGATGATCCACACGGTGCGTGGGGCGGGGTACACCATCAGGGCCCCGGAGAGCGGCAGTTGA
- a CDS encoding sensor histidine kinase produces the protein MRVWRRQRSLRTGLVLFISGTLVVVCTVMALATVYVQRAYLLGDLDQRVTDAANRSQGGLQRRTGSATDLGFLNERGQPAGTVAARFSGEGSDAEVIAAEVVTADGLQRTLTAAQRAALDGITTDGSLHTRTIPGLGTYRVTAIGGDGVPVLAGLPMGDVQRMINRLVVVEAAIAVVSLGVAGCVSAVVIRRRLRPLDRVAATAVEVSRVPLDRGEVAGLTRVPAYDTDPGTEPGQVGAALNRMIDHVESSLAERQRGEVRMRRFLADASHELRTPLASIAGYAELMSGGEVVRGLEPDQAWRRVSAQSARMTGLVEDLLLLARLDEGRPLRSAPVNLATLVAEAVWDARAAGADHDWQLSLRLGGPSTPATVVGDAERLHQVVANLLANARVHTPAGTRVTVVVEATDTHRVIRVRDDGPGIPPALLPTVFERFTRADASRSRSRPDRDGDGGGSGLGLAIATAITEAHGGRIDVRSEPGGTEFTVTLPTAESPSSSTSDKR, from the coding sequence ATCCGGGTGTGGCGGCGGCAGCGGTCGCTGCGGACCGGTCTCGTGCTGTTCATCTCCGGCACACTCGTCGTCGTCTGCACGGTCATGGCGCTCGCCACGGTCTACGTCCAACGCGCCTATCTGCTGGGCGACTTGGACCAGCGCGTCACCGACGCCGCCAATCGAAGTCAGGGTGGTCTGCAGCGCCGGACGGGCAGCGCGACCGACCTCGGCTTCCTCAACGAGCGCGGCCAGCCCGCCGGCACCGTCGCCGCACGTTTCTCCGGCGAGGGGAGCGACGCGGAGGTCATCGCCGCCGAGGTCGTCACCGCCGACGGGCTTCAGCGCACCCTCACCGCCGCTCAGCGCGCCGCCCTCGACGGGATCACGACGGACGGGTCCCTGCACACCCGCACGATCCCGGGGCTCGGCACCTACCGCGTGACGGCCATCGGCGGCGACGGGGTGCCCGTACTGGCGGGGCTGCCCATGGGCGACGTACAGCGCATGATCAACCGACTGGTGGTGGTCGAGGCGGCCATCGCCGTCGTCAGTCTCGGGGTGGCGGGGTGTGTCTCGGCGGTCGTCATACGGCGTCGGCTGCGGCCCCTCGACCGGGTCGCCGCGACCGCCGTCGAGGTCTCGCGGGTTCCGCTGGACCGGGGCGAGGTGGCCGGGCTGACGCGGGTCCCGGCCTACGACACCGACCCCGGCACCGAGCCCGGGCAGGTCGGCGCCGCCCTCAACCGGATGATCGACCACGTCGAGTCCTCGCTCGCGGAACGGCAGCGCGGCGAGGTGCGGATGCGGCGCTTCCTGGCCGACGCCAGCCATGAACTCCGTACGCCGCTCGCGTCGATCGCCGGATACGCCGAGCTGATGAGCGGCGGCGAGGTGGTGCGGGGGCTGGAGCCGGACCAGGCGTGGCGGCGGGTGTCGGCGCAGTCGGCGCGGATGACCGGGCTGGTGGAGGATCTGCTGCTGCTCGCCCGGCTCGACGAGGGGCGGCCGTTGCGGTCGGCCCCGGTGAACCTCGCGACGCTGGTCGCCGAGGCGGTGTGGGACGCGCGGGCCGCTGGTGCCGACCACGACTGGCAGCTGTCGCTGAGGCTTGGGGGCCCGTCGACGCCGGCGACGGTCGTGGGGGACGCGGAGCGGCTGCACCAGGTGGTGGCCAACCTGTTGGCCAACGCGCGCGTGCACACGCCCGCCGGTACGAGGGTCACGGTCGTCGTGGAGGCCACCGACACCCACCGCGTGATCCGGGTGCGCGACGACGGCCCCGGTATCCCGCCCGCCCTCCTCCCGACGGTCTTCGAACGCTTCACCCGGGCCGACGCGTCCCGCTCCCGAAGCCGCCCGGACCGCGATGGCGACGGCGGCGGCTCGGGCCTCGGGCTGGCCATCGCGACGGCGATCACCGAGGCGCACGGCGGCCGGATCGACGTACGGAGCGAGCCCGGCGGTACGGAGTTCACGGTGACACTGCCGACGGCCGAGAGCCCTTCCTCCTCCACCTCGGACAAACGCTAA